TGATCGAGTTGATGATCTCGATGGTGATCGGCCTGATCATCATGCTGGCTGTCGTGCAGGTGTTTGCCGCATCGCGCGAGGCCTACCGCCTTTCCGAAGGCCTCGCGCGGGTGCAGGAAAACAGCCGCTTCGCCATGGACACCCTGCAGCGCGAGATCCGCATGGTCGGGCACTTCGGTTGCGTGAACGACCAGGCGCACACCTCGCCGACGCGGATTTCCCTGCGTTCGACGCTGGATGGCACCAATCCGGTGCTTGACTTCAACCGGTCTATCCAGGGTTACGAGGCCAACGGCACCGAGCCGGGCAAGACGCTTACGATCGCAGCAACGCCGTCGACCGGCGGCACGGACTACACGCCGGCGCTGCCAGATGCCATTGCCAAGGCGCTGACCAACCGGGTCAATGGCAGTGACATCATCGCGCTGCGCTACCTGATGCCCGACGGCGTGCCGGTCACCTCAATGGGCGGCGACGCTTCCAAGCCGGTCTTCAATTTCGATGCCTCGCGTCTGTCGGTGCTGCGCAGTGGCATGACCAACCCAGGTCTGTATGGCGTGGCGGACTGCTCGTCGGCCACCGTGTTCCAGGCCAGTGCGGTCAATACCGGCACCGCAAGCATCACCTTCAACACGGGCAAGCTCAACGCTTCGCGAACTTTCGTCCAAGGCTACACGGTAGGCCAGGCCAACCTCTACCGGGCAGAAAGTGCCGTCTACTACGTCGGTTACGACGCAGACACGAAGCAGAGCTCTCTGTATCGCGTGCGCTTCAGTGCCACGCCCGGCGGTGATCTTGCTGCCGGCGCTCCCGAGCCGCTGGTCGAGGGTGTGGACAACCTGCAGCTGCTGTATGGCCAGGATCGCAACCTGGACACCATTTCGCCGTCAGGCTATGTCGATCGCCAGGGAACCGCCAAGGCCGTCCAGGAATCGTTGCCCAGTGATGTCCAGCTGGCATGGCGTCGTGTCGGCGCGGTGCAGATCGGTCTGTTGATGTCCAGCCCGGACCCTGCATCGGCGCGCCAAGGGGACGGCGCGGCTGCCCTGATCGGCATGGGCGTGACCTATACCACACCTACCGACAGGCGCATGCGTGCGGTCTACCAGACCACCGTCGCGCTGCGTAACCGCCTTTACGGCAATTGAGGTCAAGATGCGTACGCCACGATCCCAACCCGCCTTCCCGCAACGCCAGCGTGGTGCGGTGCTCTATGTGGCGCTGATCATGCTGATCCTGCTTGCGCTGATCGGCATTGCCGGCATGCAGGTCACCAGCATGCAGGAGCGCATGGCGTCCAACTACCTGCGCACGAATCTGGCGTTTCAGAACGCGGAATCGAGCGCGCGCTCGACCGAAGCGACCATTGAAACCGCACTGGACAGCGGCGCCAACGTGTACAGGGCGAACCAGGAGGAGTGCAGCCCGACCTACGATCCGCTGACGTGGGCCAACGGGATCACCAAGACGTCATCCCAGTACACCCGGCGCATCGACAAATGCTTCGCCGCCTCCAGCCGACGTATCGGCGAAAAGGCCAACGAAGAAACCGGAAACATCTACCAGGTCACGGCGCTTGCCAGTGACCAGGCCACCGACGCAACTGCCAGCGCTGTCATCGACACGGTCTTCATCCCATGAACAACGACCAACGCTTTCTTCGCCTGCGCCCCTCCACCTGGCTCCGTGCCGGTGCGGGCCTGGCCGTACTTGCCGGCCTGGCCGCGCTGATCATCCCGCTGCATGCGGCCCTCGGCGACTACGACATCGCCCAAGAGCCGCTGTACACCAAGCAGAGCCAGCCGCCGCTGATGATGATGGTGATGTCGCGCGACGAGCAGCTGTTCAACAAGGCGTACAGCGATTACAGCGATCTGAACGACGATGGGATCCTCGACACCACCTACCTTGATACGTTCGAGTACGGCGGGTACTTCGATTCCAATCTCTGCTACGCGTACTCTGGTGGCGTGTTCAAGGCATCCGCTGCTGCGGGCGGTACCAACAAGCACAGCTGCAGCTCCGCATGGTCGGGCAATTTCCTGAACTGGATCACCATGAGCCGGCTGGACGTGATGCGCAGCGTTCTCTACGGCGGCCAGCGCTCTACTGACGATCTGGACAAGACCGTAATCGAACGCGCGCAGATTCCGAGCGATCTGCACGCCTGGGTCAAGGTCTACAGTGGTGCCGACATCGGCAGCTTCGCGCCGTTGACGGGCACGCAGTCCTTCTGCAACTCCACCATTGCCTCCAACGGTGCGCCGCTCATGCGTGTTGCGTCCGGCAACTGGTCGGAGTGGGCCTCGACGGCGTCTTACCAGTGCGGCGTCAATCGCTCTGGTGATGGTGGCGCGGATACCCCGAGAACCACGAGCGACTATACGGTCCGTGCTGAAGTCTGCGCATCCACCAGTGCCGCCCTGCGCGAGGGCTATTGCCGCAAGTACAACGATGGTGCGACCGACCGCTATAAGCCGGCCGGCGTGCTGCAGACCTATGGTGAGAGTGGTCGCCTGCGTTTCGGCCTCATCAGCGGCACCTATTCCAGCCCCCGTGACGGTGGCGTGCTGCGCCGTAACATCGGCAAGATCGCCGGCAACGGCACGGCTTTCTGCGCCGCCGGTGATGAAATCAATCTGTCCAATGGCCGTTTCTGCAATACGCTGACCAGCGGCACCGAAGGCATCATCAATACGATCTCCAATTTCCGCATCGATCAATGGAACTGGAGCAGCAACTGGAACGACTGCAACAACTACGGCATCCTCAATCGCGCCGGCACCGACAAGGCGCGCATCCTGGATAACCCGGGCAGCGGCTCGCAGAAGTGCAGTGCCTGGGGTAACCCGCTTGCCGAAATGTATGCCGAGGCGCTGCGTTACATCGGCAACTCGACCAAGACCACCAGCTACAACAGTGGAACCGACCTGAGCGGCCTGCCCACCGGCCTCGCGTGGAAGGATCCCTATGCGCTGCCGGCCAATGGCGGCAACTCCTACTGCGCGACCTGCAACATCCTGGTGCTGTCGTCCGGCCTGCCGTCCTTCGACGGCGACAACATCGGCACGCTGCCGCAGCAGATCGATGCTGCTGCGCAGACCAATGCCATCGGCACTGGCGACGGCATTTCCGGCAAATCGTGGATGGTCGGGCGTGATACCGCCACCGCCACCGACGCCAATAACACCCACGAAGACATCTGTCAGGGCCGAACCATCAATGGTCTGAGTACGGCACGTGGTATCTGCCCCGATATTCCAAGCATGGAAGGCAGCTACCTTATGGCAGGCATGGCGAAGGGCGCAGCTGCGACCGACCTTCGCCCTGGCGTACAAGGCAAGCCTTCCAGTTACAAAGTCACGGCCACCACCTATACCGTCGCCATGGCGGAGACCCTGCCGCAGTTCGAAATCGCGGTAGGCAACAGCAAGATCGGCCTGGCGCCTCTGTGTCAGGCAAACAACAGCGGCAGCGCGACGCAGGCCTCCAGTGGCTGGCGCAGCTGCTTCCTGGGTTCGGTTGGCATCGGTACCAAGACCGCCAACAGCACCGGTAGCAATCTGGTGTACGGGCGGCCCTACCGTGCCGATGGCAAGTCGGGTAGTTTCTCGCTGGTCTGGGAAGACTCGCTGTGGGGCAATGACCACGACAACGACGTCGTTGCCATGCTGAGCTACTGCGTGGGTTCCACCTGCACGGACAGCACCGGCATCAACAACATCTGCTGGCGTGCAGATACCAGCAAGAGCGTGAGCGCCGCAAACAATGCCGCGATCTGTAACACCAATGGCCTGATCAGCACCCCCGCCGAGGACGAGGTCCTGATCCGCATCGAGAACCTGTCGGCCTACGCCGGCAACGCGATGCTGACCGGCTACACGATCACCGGTTCCAATGCCGCGACCACGGTTCAGCGCCTTGCGCTGCGTCCGGGTGATTCCAACAACTCGGTGCTGACCAACACCAACAACTTCCCCAACAATTGGCAGAAGCCGGTCGTCATCAAATACAAGGCATCCACCGGTGCCGCTGGCCAGCTCGAAAGCCCGCTCTGGTACGCCGCCAAGTATGGTGTTCCGGCCGGTGGCAAGGCTTGGGACAGCAAGAAAAAGGGTGTGCCGGACAACTACTTCCTGGCCCGCAACCCGACCAAACTGAAGCAGGCGCTGGAAGAGATCTTCGACAGCGCGGCCCAGGGCGATGCCCCCGTCGGTGGCGATGGCTCGGGCGCACGCATCAGCACCGGCTCGTTCACTGTCGCTTCTCACTTCCGCGTGCCGTCGGGCAGTAACGACTGGACCGGTGATGTCATCGCGACACGGGTTACCAGTACTGGCACTGACGGTACCGAACTGTGGAAGGCATCGAACAAGATTGCCTCGTCCACCAGACGCATCTACATGGCCACGGCGCCCACCAGCACGGACACCAATGGCACCGTGACTGCGGCAAAGGTGGCTGAGTTCACTTCCGGCAACATGCCGGGCGCCGACAGCAATGCCAAGGTCGCCACGATGGGCCTGGTCACGCGCCCGGACTGGTACACCGGAAAGACGTCCGAGAATCTGGTCAGCTACCTGCGCGGCTCTGCGATCAGCGGCTTCCGGTCGCGCACGTCGCCGCTGGGTGACATCGTGAACTCCACTACCGAGGTCGTCTCCAAGCGAGATGACTACGGTTACTCGGTATGGGCCAGCAATGCCACCGAGTGGAAGAAGACCCTCGGCGCGGCCTATGTCACGTTCCTGGAAAACAAGAGTGCTACGAGTGGCCCGCCGACCATGGTCTACGTGGGTGCCAACGACGGCATGCTGCATGGCTTCAACGCGTCCGACACCACGGCCGCAGGCAACGAGGAGCTGGCATTCATCCCGTCCACGGCGCTGCAGCACATCGCCGAGCTGGCCAATCCGAAATATGGCCATCGCTATTACGTGGATGGTCCGTTGACCTC
This genomic stretch from Stenotrophomonas sp. SAU14A_NAIMI4_5 harbors:
- a CDS encoding PilW family protein → MNDAYRFRGAARGLSLIELMISMVIGLIIMLAVVQVFAASREAYRLSEGLARVQENSRFAMDTLQREIRMVGHFGCVNDQAHTSPTRISLRSTLDGTNPVLDFNRSIQGYEANGTEPGKTLTIAATPSTGGTDYTPALPDAIAKALTNRVNGSDIIALRYLMPDGVPVTSMGGDASKPVFNFDASRLSVLRSGMTNPGLYGVADCSSATVFQASAVNTGTASITFNTGKLNASRTFVQGYTVGQANLYRAESAVYYVGYDADTKQSSLYRVRFSATPGGDLAAGAPEPLVEGVDNLQLLYGQDRNLDTISPSGYVDRQGTAKAVQESLPSDVQLAWRRVGAVQIGLLMSSPDPASARQGDGAAALIGMGVTYTTPTDRRMRAVYQTTVALRNRLYGN
- a CDS encoding PilX N-terminal domain-containing pilus assembly protein, encoding MRTPRSQPAFPQRQRGAVLYVALIMLILLALIGIAGMQVTSMQERMASNYLRTNLAFQNAESSARSTEATIETALDSGANVYRANQEECSPTYDPLTWANGITKTSSQYTRRIDKCFAASSRRIGEKANEETGNIYQVTALASDQATDATASAVIDTVFIP
- a CDS encoding PilC/PilY family type IV pilus protein → MNNDQRFLRLRPSTWLRAGAGLAVLAGLAALIIPLHAALGDYDIAQEPLYTKQSQPPLMMMVMSRDEQLFNKAYSDYSDLNDDGILDTTYLDTFEYGGYFDSNLCYAYSGGVFKASAAAGGTNKHSCSSAWSGNFLNWITMSRLDVMRSVLYGGQRSTDDLDKTVIERAQIPSDLHAWVKVYSGADIGSFAPLTGTQSFCNSTIASNGAPLMRVASGNWSEWASTASYQCGVNRSGDGGADTPRTTSDYTVRAEVCASTSAALREGYCRKYNDGATDRYKPAGVLQTYGESGRLRFGLISGTYSSPRDGGVLRRNIGKIAGNGTAFCAAGDEINLSNGRFCNTLTSGTEGIINTISNFRIDQWNWSSNWNDCNNYGILNRAGTDKARILDNPGSGSQKCSAWGNPLAEMYAEALRYIGNSTKTTSYNSGTDLSGLPTGLAWKDPYALPANGGNSYCATCNILVLSSGLPSFDGDNIGTLPQQIDAAAQTNAIGTGDGISGKSWMVGRDTATATDANNTHEDICQGRTINGLSTARGICPDIPSMEGSYLMAGMAKGAAATDLRPGVQGKPSSYKVTATTYTVAMAETLPQFEIAVGNSKIGLAPLCQANNSGSATQASSGWRSCFLGSVGIGTKTANSTGSNLVYGRPYRADGKSGSFSLVWEDSLWGNDHDNDVVAMLSYCVGSTCTDSTGINNICWRADTSKSVSAANNAAICNTNGLISTPAEDEVLIRIENLSAYAGNAMLTGYTITGSNAATTVQRLALRPGDSNNSVLTNTNNFPNNWQKPVVIKYKASTGAAGQLESPLWYAAKYGVPAGGKAWDSKKKGVPDNYFLARNPTKLKQALEEIFDSAAQGDAPVGGDGSGARISTGSFTVASHFRVPSGSNDWTGDVIATRVTSTGTDGTELWKASNKIASSTRRIYMATAPTSTDTNGTVTAAKVAEFTSGNMPGADSNAKVATMGLVTRPDWYTGKTSENLVSYLRGSAISGFRSRTSPLGDIVNSTTEVVSKRDDYGYSVWASNATEWKKTLGAAYVTFLENKSATSGPPTMVYVGANDGMLHGFNASDTTAAGNEELAFIPSTALQHIAELANPKYGHRYYVDGPLTSSDIYDGSKWRTVLVGTTGGGGSSVAPYSGRASNGSVFGLDIGSPTTFGASNVLWEVSGKTESDLGFVLGKPVVVPATGTTAGGQPRFVALFGNGVNSTSGKPVLFVVDVATGKVLRRISPSGAGYAVRNGLINLAPVALKNNDGITDTVYGGDMQGNLWKFDLSDTNINNWGVALDGAPLFTAVRDNKVQPIMSGIEVTSGPSGGVSIYFGTGQYFAADDNAVSSSSPVQSLYGIWDNLKTAVSGRSVLQGQSVTTTTASAGYSGRAVTRNEFVYGDVRGWYVDLVVGSTLDGERFVGNPNIQNGSVFFTTYVPGTAICGSGGGVNWLYGLNLLTGGGAMSGLSTSINGSPVCTGNCGAVALNKGGAPAQGPPVKDTSIFVPKLTPCDPTKATCTVQQLLDAEACTFVLRAPGADAMYMPRPCGRQSWRQIR